TACGTACATCGATGATGATTCCATTGCAAATAGCCATGTATTGCAAAATTTGGTCTAGATTGCCATTACCGATAGGACTAGAGAAGCTTTCGTAATAAATATAGCCGATATTATCATCTAATATTTTATACTTAGCGCCAGCCGCAATACGATAGTCAGTGCCTAGATATTTTTCAATGATTGATTCATTGAAGTTTCGTGGATAATCTTCGTACCAACTCCAATAACGGGCTACATCTCCAGATGAATATAGATTCACGTGCCCATCTTGCAATTCGTTGAGCATATTTCCTAGAACTTCAAATAGGTCATCATTGGACATGTTAGCAGTTAGTTGTCTTTGATATACCGTATAAATGCTGTCCCAATTAATTTGTTTGTACTCAAGAAAGCAGTATTTTTGGTCTATGAGAGTCCACAAGGCATCAAAATTTCCTTTAGGAGTATTAGCATATTCATCTTCCCTGATGCAAGATGATATGCAGAGCAGTAGAATAAAAAATGGAATACAGAGTAGGAAGTTCAACCTTGTCTGATTTTTCTTTCTTGCTACACTATTTCTGTTGTAAGTCATCATTTCCTTATAGTTATCAATATGCCCTAACAGCAGTTGGTAGGGGAGTTCCCTTCTTATTACGAACTCGATAAAGATCTTGTACGAAACCTACCATGAATACATGTGCATAGGTATGAGTTTCTATTTTATTTACCTTAGATTGTTGCACATCCCATAGATAGCTGAATCTTATCTTTGAACTTCCTATTGGGCAGTCTATCGATAACATTTGGCGAATTGAAGGTTGGTTGTGTAAGGAGGTAAATTGTACGACTCCACTGGTGTTTCCAAGAGTAAATATCTCATAGTAAGATTGTCCGTAGTTAGGAGAAAACATTACTCCTGCTACTGGAATGTTAGCTTGATATCTTAAAACAATAGGATAATTCTTTATTTTCAAGTGCCAAATGGCCATACCGGATGCATCTAGATTAATATATGCTTTTGCCGATGCAGGGTTGTTGGTGTTGCGGAGATTATAAACAAAACCTCCGTTCATATCGGCTAACCCTCCTGCTAGTAATTTGAAGTTATCAGTGATATGAAACTGATAGTGCAGTCCATAATTCCAGTTGACTAGTCCTGCGAAAGTATTATTGTTATCGACTTTATTATGTGTATAAGATAAATTTGCCTGAAAAAAGTTTTGTACAGATACATTTCCATCAAAGAGCTTTGTCAAGCGCATCGTTTCGCGAGAAATTCTAAAGTCAGTCCCCACATACTCTTGTGGAGAGAGATAAGTGTCATATACATTGGCGAATCCTATTCCATACATGGTGGCACGCATAATGTATCTGTTGGCTTGGAGAGAATCTTCTTGAGCATGCATGGTCAATGGCATGAGCATGAAGGCGCAGATGCACAAGTAGGCGAAGATTGCTCCGCCTACATTGTCTCTGCAAGTGTGTGTTTTCGGTATTGTTGTTGTTTTATCTTTCATGAGCATTCTCTTAAAAGAGCTTCATTTGCCCCGTTATCTCGTCGATGATATCATCTTCGCTTTTGCCATTATCAGGATCTATGTTTTCTGGTTCTTCTTCGGTTTTTTGTTCCTCTTTCTTTTGTTCAGGAAATTGTATAGGTTCTAGCTCGTTAATTGTTTCCACTGCATATGTGGTTAGGCGTTTTCCTTTTGCCTTAAATCCTTTCACGGCAATAAACTCATCCGCGTCAACAATTATAGGATCTCTGAAATTATCATGTCCGCCAAATACGATCTCTAATCGCGGATAGCATTCATCCGTGAGAAGAATGAGTTGGTTTTCTTTATTCTCTCCTAAATAGTTCTGTCTGCGCGATGTGGCTTCAAAGCAAAAACGTTTCAAGTAAGGATAATTTTGTTGATCAGCATCATAAAGTGCTGCGCTCCATATTTTATTAGGATCATATTTTTCAACGATGCTTACGTTATCTTCATAGTGATTGCTTAAGTCAAAGTTGCTGGTATAGAAGTCTCCGTTTCGCAGGATAACGAGTATTGTGTCGTCACTTTGAAATTCTCCTAAAAATTCTCCACGTCCGTCGTAATTCAGGCGTAGTACATCACGGTCAAACCAAACCTTTCTTCCTCCAAGGGTCGAACCTCCCTTTTGCTTTAGTGCAATCTTATGAACATCATATTTTGTGAGGATGACTCCCATTGCTTGACGCCCTTTAATGGCTATTTCACTCAAATCCTTTTCAAATATAATTTTTCTGATGCGAGGGTTCGGCTTTAATGTTACTTTAATGACTTCTGCTTCTCCGTTAGGATTTGCCGTAAAGTAAACAACCTTTGAACTGGGTGTACCTTGAGTCAGATCATATTCTCTGTCTCGTGTAACAGAAGTAACGGCAAAGCGTTTAATATAATGAACGCCGTTTTTCCCATCACGGTAAATAGCATTATAAATGGTACGTTTATCGTTCTTTTTGAAAATATTTATATGAAGAATATTTTTTCCAACAAATTTCTTATCGGCTACCGGAGTAATAAGATATTTGCCGTCTCTATAGAAGATGATTACGTCATCCAGATCCGAACAATTGGCGATGAATTCATTCTTTTTAAGAGATGTTCCGATAAAGCCTTCTTCCCGATTGATGTACAATTTTTCATTGGCTTCTACTACTTTAGCAGCTTCTATTGTATCAAAATTCCGTAATTCTGTCCGGCGAGGGAAGTTCTTACCATATTTATCTTTCAGCATGCGGAACCATTCTGTTGTATATTCCACAATATGTGCCAAATGATTATCAATCTCTTTAATCTCATTTTTCATCCGAGCAATTAGTTCATCTGCTTTTTCCGAGTTGAACTTTAGGATTCTGCCCATTTTTATCTCCATCAATTTGAGAATATCTTCTTTGGATACTTCTCTGATGAGTTGCGGATAGAACGGGGTTAACCGTTTGTCTATATGCGCACAAGCTTCATCCATATTTTTGGATTGTTCAAATTCCTTGTCTTTATAAATGCGCTCTTCTATGAATATTTTTTCAAGCGAAGAAAAATGTAAGCCTTCTTGCAGTTCACCTTTGTGTATCTCTAACTCTTTGCGTAAAAGAGCTAGTGTGTTGTCTACTGATTTTTTTAGCACATCACTAACAGTAAGGAAGTGAGGTTTTTGCTCATCAATAACACAACAGTTTGGAGAGATACTTACTTCACAGTCGGTAAAAGCATATAGTGCGTCAATGGTCTTATCTGAAGAGACACCCGAAGCAAGATGTACAATTATTTCTACTTGAGATGAAGTATTATCATCTACTTTACGGATCTTTATTTTTCCTTTGTCTACTGCTTTCAGGATAGATTCAATGACAGATGTTGTTGTTTTCCCGTAAGGAATCTCATTGATGACAAGTGTTTTATTATCTACTTTGGTAATTTTAGAACGTACTTTAACGCTACCTCCTCTTTCTCCATCGTTATATTTGGATACATCGATAGAGCCACCAGTTTGAAAATCAGGGTAGATTTTAAATTCTTTATGGTGTAGATAATCAATCGCAGCATTACACAATTCATTAAAATTGTGTGGCAGTATTTTTGACGAGAGTCCCACAGCAATGCCTTCCACTCCTTGTGCTAATAGTAGAGGGAATTTAACAGGTAAAGTAACAGGCTCTTTGTTTCTTCCGTCGTAAGATAATTTCCATTCGGTAGTCTTGGGGTTAAAAACTACATCTAAAGCAAATTTAGATAGTCGTGCTTCGATGTAACGAGGAGCAGCCGAGCCATCTCCTGTCAAAATATTACCCCAGTTACCCTGGCAATCAACCATTAAATCTTTTTGTCCCAGTTGCACTAATGCGTCACCTATGGAAGCATCTCCGTGAGGATGGAACTGCATGGTATGACCTACGATGTTGGCAACCTTGTTATAGCGTCCATCGTCCATGCGCTTCATGGAATGTAGAATGCGGCGTTGAACGGGCTTTAATCCGTCATTAATGTGCGGCACCGCACGCTCCAAAATCACATAAGAGGCATAATCCAGAAACCAGTTCTGGTACATGCCTGAGAGTTGGTGTTTGATGCTTTCGTCGTGTGACCCGGTTGGCTTGTAATCTGAATGCCCTTCCGTAATCTCGTTTATCTCGTCGCTCATAAATGTCAGGTTCCTATATCTTGTTTTAACAACAAATTATCTTTTTTACATCATTATGAGATGATGTGCAGGCAAAAATACGAATTAAATTGAAAAAAATCATTTACTTTGCACTTTATTTATAGTACCAAGTTAGGGGTAGATAAATAGAAAGTTAACTGTAAACGTATAAATAGTAAATAGAACGATGGCACAAGAAGATGTTTTTAAGAAATTGGTTTCCCACTGCAAAGAGTATGGTTTTGTATTTCCTTCAAGCGATATCTACGATGGGCTTGGAGCGGTGTATGATTATGGGCAGATGGGAGTTGAACTAAAGAATAACATCAAAAAATATTGGTGGGACAGTATGGTACTTCTGCATGAAAACATTGTCGGCATCGATTCTGCTATCTTTATGCATCCTACTATATGGAAGGCTTCCGGACACGTAGATGCTTTCAATGATCCGTTGATTGATAATAAAGATTCTAAAAAACGTTATCGTGCTGATGTGTTGATTGAAGATCAACTAGCTAAGTATGACGATAAGATTAATAAAGAGGTAGCTAAGGCTGCCAAAAGATTTGGCGAAACTTTTGATGAGGCTCAGTTTCGTTCTACAAATAGCAGAGTGCTTGATCATCAAGCTAAACGTGATGCTTTACACGAACGTTTTGCTAACGCATTGAACGACAATAATCTTGATGAACTTCGTCAAATCATTATTGATGAAGAAATAGCTTGTCCTGTTTCCGGTACAAGGAATTGGACTGAAGTTCGTCAGTTCAACCTGATGTTTTCCACAGAGATGGGGTCGACTGCCGATGGCGCTATGAAGATTTACCTTCGCCCTGAGACAGCTCAAGGTATTTTTGTTAACTACCTGAATGTACAGAAAACGGGTCGTATGAAAATTCCTTTTGGTATCGCTCAGATAGGAAAAGCTTTCCGTAACGAGATTGTTGCACGTCAGTTTATCTTCCGTATGCGTGAGTTTGAACAGATGGAAATGCAATTTTTTGTTCGCCCTGGAGAAGAACTTGAATGGTTTAAGAAATGGAAAGAGACTCGCTTGAAGTGGCATAAATCTCTTGGGTTTGGCGATGATCATTATCGTTTCCATGATCATGATAAACTAGCTCATTATGCAAATGCAGCTACAGATATTGAATTCTTAATGCCTTTTGGATTTAAAGAAGTAGAGGGTATTCACTCTCGTACTAATTTTGATTTGAGTCAACATGAGAAATATAGCGGTAAAAGCATTAAATATTTTGATCCGGAACTGAATGAATCTTATACTCCGTATGTCATTGAGACTTCTATCGGTGTAGATCGAATGTTCCTGAGTATCATGTCTGCTTCTTATTGTGAAGAAAAATTGGAGAGTGGTGAAAGCCGTGTTGTATTGAAATTACCTGCTGCATTAGCTCCTGTGAAGTTGGCTGTAATGCCATTGGTGAAAAAAGACGGATTACCAGAGAAGGCTCGTGAAATTATTGATGGTTTGAAATTCCATTTTAACTGTCAGTATGATGAAAAAGATAGCATTGGTAAGCGTTATCGTCGTCAGGATGCTATTGGTACTCCTTATTGCGTTACTGTAGATCATCAGACTTTGGAAGATAATTGTGTTACTTTGCGTAACCGCGATACAATGCAACAAGAACGAGTTGCCATCTCTGAATTAAATAATATTATTGCAGATCGTGTAAGCTTAACGAGCCTGCTAAAAACATTGATGTAATGAAGAAAAACTATCTATTGCCATTTCTATTTTTATTTCTTGTTATACTAACTTCATGTAGTGAGACCTCAGAGGTCGGAAAATAT
This is a stretch of genomic DNA from uncultured Bacteroides sp.. It encodes these proteins:
- a CDS encoding S41 family peptidase → MMTYNRNSVARKKNQTRLNFLLCIPFFILLLCISSCIREDEYANTPKGNFDALWTLIDQKYCFLEYKQINWDSIYTVYQRQLTANMSNDDLFEVLGNMLNELQDGHVNLYSSGDVARYWSWYEDYPRNFNESIIEKYLGTDYRIAAGAKYKILDDNIGYIYYESFSSPIGNGNLDQILQYMAICNGIIIDVRNNGGGNLSNSTTFAARFTNEKILTGYVEHKTGKGHNDFSNPVAIYLEPANSIRWQKKVVVLTNRHAYSATNNFVNSMRYLPKVTIMGDKTGGGGGMPFTSELPNGWGVRFSASPYFDADMNQIEFGIEPDIQVGLLSSDENKKVDTIIEEARAFLKN
- a CDS encoding glycine--tRNA ligase → MAQEDVFKKLVSHCKEYGFVFPSSDIYDGLGAVYDYGQMGVELKNNIKKYWWDSMVLLHENIVGIDSAIFMHPTIWKASGHVDAFNDPLIDNKDSKKRYRADVLIEDQLAKYDDKINKEVAKAAKRFGETFDEAQFRSTNSRVLDHQAKRDALHERFANALNDNNLDELRQIIIDEEIACPVSGTRNWTEVRQFNLMFSTEMGSTADGAMKIYLRPETAQGIFVNYLNVQKTGRMKIPFGIAQIGKAFRNEIVARQFIFRMREFEQMEMQFFVRPGEELEWFKKWKETRLKWHKSLGFGDDHYRFHDHDKLAHYANAATDIEFLMPFGFKEVEGIHSRTNFDLSQHEKYSGKSIKYFDPELNESYTPYVIETSIGVDRMFLSIMSASYCEEKLESGESRVVLKLPAALAPVKLAVMPLVKKDGLPEKAREIIDGLKFHFNCQYDEKDSIGKRYRRQDAIGTPYCVTVDHQTLEDNCVTLRNRDTMQQERVAISELNNIIADRVSLTSLLKTLM
- a CDS encoding DNA gyrase/topoisomerase IV subunit A — protein: MSDEINEITEGHSDYKPTGSHDESIKHQLSGMYQNWFLDYASYVILERAVPHINDGLKPVQRRILHSMKRMDDGRYNKVANIVGHTMQFHPHGDASIGDALVQLGQKDLMVDCQGNWGNILTGDGSAAPRYIEARLSKFALDVVFNPKTTEWKLSYDGRNKEPVTLPVKFPLLLAQGVEGIAVGLSSKILPHNFNELCNAAIDYLHHKEFKIYPDFQTGGSIDVSKYNDGERGGSVKVRSKITKVDNKTLVINEIPYGKTTTSVIESILKAVDKGKIKIRKVDDNTSSQVEIIVHLASGVSSDKTIDALYAFTDCEVSISPNCCVIDEQKPHFLTVSDVLKKSVDNTLALLRKELEIHKGELQEGLHFSSLEKIFIEERIYKDKEFEQSKNMDEACAHIDKRLTPFYPQLIREVSKEDILKLMEIKMGRILKFNSEKADELIARMKNEIKEIDNHLAHIVEYTTEWFRMLKDKYGKNFPRRTELRNFDTIEAAKVVEANEKLYINREEGFIGTSLKKNEFIANCSDLDDVIIFYRDGKYLITPVADKKFVGKNILHINIFKKNDKRTIYNAIYRDGKNGVHYIKRFAVTSVTRDREYDLTQGTPSSKVVYFTANPNGEAEVIKVTLKPNPRIRKIIFEKDLSEIAIKGRQAMGVILTKYDVHKIALKQKGGSTLGGRKVWFDRDVLRLNYDGRGEFLGEFQSDDTILVILRNGDFYTSNFDLSNHYEDNVSIVEKYDPNKIWSAALYDADQQNYPYLKRFCFEATSRRQNYLGENKENQLILLTDECYPRLEIVFGGHDNFRDPIIVDADEFIAVKGFKAKGKRLTTYAVETINELEPIQFPEQKKEEQKTEEEPENIDPDNGKSEDDIIDEITGQMKLF
- a CDS encoding DUF3316 domain-containing protein, with protein sequence MKDKTTTIPKTHTCRDNVGGAIFAYLCICAFMLMPLTMHAQEDSLQANRYIMRATMYGIGFANVYDTYLSPQEYVGTDFRISRETMRLTKLFDGNVSVQNFFQANLSYTHNKVDNNNTFAGLVNWNYGLHYQFHITDNFKLLAGGLADMNGGFVYNLRNTNNPASAKAYINLDASGMAIWHLKIKNYPIVLRYQANIPVAGVMFSPNYGQSYYEIFTLGNTSGVVQFTSLHNQPSIRQMLSIDCPIGSSKIRFSYLWDVQQSKVNKIETHTYAHVFMVGFVQDLYRVRNKKGTPLPTAVRAY